The genomic region GCTATTTCATCGCGCGCTCGTTGCGCTGCGACTTCAGCCTGATAATACCAGGCTTCTTGATAATCCATCAAGCCCAAACGCCTAATCTCCACCGGTTGGGAGGAGGCACGGATGGAACGGTCAGCAGGAAAAAACGGGTCGCGCGGAGCAGTCATGGTGTCCAAGTGTAGTACTTGGCACAAACTACTCCGCGCGGAATGGGGTAAAAGAAAAAGTTAGATGCCGTTTTCTTTCGCGTATTCATCAGCGGTCATCACTTCGCCGAGTTCTTCAACTTCTACTTCAAACAGCCAACCTTCACCGAAAGGATCGTTGTTGATCAGCTCATAGTCATCGTGGACAGCTTCGTTGACGGTCTTAACCGTGCCGGTGACAGGGGAGTACAAGTCAGATACGGACTTGGTGGACTCAACCTCACCACAGGTCTCACCGGCAGTGACGGTGTCGCCCACAGCAGGCAGTTCAGCAAAGACAACCTCACCGAGGCGGTCTGCTGCGACGGAGGTGATACCAATGCGAACGGTATTGCCAACGATGGCGTCCTGAGCGGCGTTAATCCACTCATGGTCTTCGGAGTAAGTAAATTCTGCAGGTAGGTTAGCCATGGGAACTATCCTTTCGGTGAGGTGCCCGTCTGCTGGATCACACAGCACACGGAAGTATGAGTTGAAGTATCGCTTTTACTTTAGCGCAGCGAAGCACTTTTCATCTCACTATCGCTCGTCAATCTTGCCCCTGCAGGGGGTTAATTACGCCCGAGTCTTCTTGTGCGAGCGGATAATGCTGAGGACAGCGTCCCGGCCCGCGCGGTTAGCCCCCACGGTGGATTGGGAAGGGCCATAACCAATAAGATGCAGATTTGGCTTGTCGATGACCTCCGTACCCTTAATGTTGATCCCACCCTTGTCGTTGTACAGGTTGAGCGGTTCCAGGTGCGAAAGACTCGGGCGAAAGCCGATGGCCCAAATGATGGTATCGAGTTCTGCCCGGGTGCCATCTTCTTCAATCACACCGTCTTCGTATAAGCCTTGAAACATAGGCCGGCGATTTAACGCCCCATTGTCATAAGCCTTTTTGGCATCGTGGTTAAAGATTAGACCCGTATACGAGACGATTGAGCGCGGTGCATTGCCCGCCTCGGTGTGCTCAGTGACTTGTTCAATGGTTTGACGCCCGCCTTCTTCGGCGGTAAACGACGCGCGGAAAAAGGGTTTGGTACGGGTGTACCAAAAAGTTTCCTTGGCTACATCGGAGACTTCCGCTAATTGCTGGATGGCGGAGATGCCGCCGCCGACGACGGCGACGCGCTGGCCGGTGAAGTCATTCATGTGGACATAGTCTTTGGAATGCAACTGCCGTCCCTGAAATGTGTCTAACCCTGGATAATCCGGCTTGACGGGGTTATTCCACGTGCCGGTGGCGTTGATAACCGCCTCGACCCGCCAGGTGGTCCCGGCGTAGTCAGAAGGTGTCCCGCCGGTGGGATTGTCCGCGGCAACCTTAATGACGTAGCCACCGTCTTCCTGGCTGACGCTGTCGACGCTGGCAACCGTGACGGGCCGGATGATGGGCAGATCCATCTTGGCCTCATAGGCGGTGAAATAGTCTGGCACCGCCTCGCGCGCAGGCGTGGTCTTTTTAATCTGGGATTGCTCCATGCCCGGCAGGTCAAAGATTCCGTTGACCGTGGCCATGGTTAATGATTCCTGTCGGTGGCGCCACGCGCCGCCGGCGGATTCTTCGGCATCGAAGACGATGAACGTGCCGGAGGTGTCCGAGCCGGAGGAGTCCGAGTCGGCGGCATCGGAGCGGGAATCAGCGGCAGTGGAGGAAGCATCGAGCGCACTGACGAAGCCGCGCCGAGCCAGGTGATATGCGGCTGAAAGGCCGGCCTGACCGGCACCAATAACCGCGACAGTTGCTGTGAAGTCCATAAAGTCTAGCCTACCCGAAAGGTAGGTGACGTGTCACCAACTGTTGATGTGAGTGCTTATTGTGCCGGTGGGGCGGGCTCGATCTCATCCAGGTTGACTACTTCAAACTCCAATAGAGCGGAGCCGGTGGCAACAGGCTGTCGGCCGGTTGACTCATGCGATGGACGACGCTGAGAGAGCCACTGCTGAAAGTCTTCTTCCGTCTCCCACTCAGTGATGATGAAGTAGCGGTCTTCGCCTTTGGTAGGGCGCAGCATCTGAAAGCCCTTAAATCCCGGTGCATCATCGACCGAATGCTTGCGGGCGGCAAATCGCGCCTCGAGCTCTGGGCCTTGGCCTTCGGGAATCTCAATGGCGTTGATCTTGATAACAGACATGGACACACTCCTTAGCGTGACTTCTTCGAAATTCTCAGAATCTAAAACCTATACTTAGGTACGATGTCCAGCCTAGCGAAAGTTTGATAGCCAGGCGCCGCTGCATGGTCGTTTTACGGTGTGAAAACAACCGCACTCCACCAGCGGCGTTTCT from Corynebacterium ammoniagenes DSM 20306 harbors:
- the gcvH gene encoding glycine cleavage system protein GcvH; amino-acid sequence: MANLPAEFTYSEDHEWINAAQDAIVGNTVRIGITSVAADRLGEVVFAELPAVGDTVTAGETCGEVESTKSVSDLYSPVTGTVKTVNEAVHDDYELINNDPFGEGWLFEVEVEELGEVMTADEYAKENGI
- a CDS encoding FAD-dependent oxidoreductase, which produces MDFTATVAVIGAGQAGLSAAYHLARRGFVSALDASSTAADSRSDAADSDSSGSDTSGTFIVFDAEESAGGAWRHRQESLTMATVNGIFDLPGMEQSQIKKTTPAREAVPDYFTAYEAKMDLPIIRPVTVASVDSVSQEDGGYVIKVAADNPTGGTPSDYAGTTWRVEAVINATGTWNNPVKPDYPGLDTFQGRQLHSKDYVHMNDFTGQRVAVVGGGISAIQQLAEVSDVAKETFWYTRTKPFFRASFTAEEGGRQTIEQVTEHTEAGNAPRSIVSYTGLIFNHDAKKAYDNGALNRRPMFQGLYEDGVIEEDGTRAELDTIIWAIGFRPSLSHLEPLNLYNDKGGINIKGTEVIDKPNLHLIGYGPSQSTVGANRAGRDAVLSIIRSHKKTRA
- a CDS encoding antibiotic biosynthesis monooxygenase family protein, translated to MSVIKINAIEIPEGQGPELEARFAARKHSVDDAPGFKGFQMLRPTKGEDRYFIITEWETEEDFQQWLSQRRPSHESTGRQPVATGSALLEFEVVNLDEIEPAPPAQ